In Thermosinus carboxydivorans Nor1, a genomic segment contains:
- the yabG gene encoding sporulation peptidase YabG, producing MPISVGDLVIRKSHGGDIVFKVTDIFCDGAGVRHCILKGLHYRLMADAPLDDVQRIDAEHLRNEIIRMESMHNESLKRVMLRRNLEREQREMARAEAVKKFDFFDCPGRVLHIDGDEEYLRMCLKTYSQLNIEAHGKWIEESKQPEMIIPLLQEYRPDILVVTGHDALVGSGKKEQDWRDLNSYRNSKYYIQSVRNARQFEPSRDELVIFAGACQSYFEAILEAGANFASSPTRIFIHAYDPVFIAEKVAFTPINKTVDISDAITASVTGVEGVGGLETRGKFRLGMPKTKIGL from the coding sequence GTGCCCATATCTGTTGGCGACCTTGTTATTCGCAAATCGCATGGCGGCGATATTGTCTTCAAAGTGACCGATATTTTCTGCGACGGGGCAGGCGTTAGGCACTGTATACTAAAGGGGCTACATTACCGCCTGATGGCCGATGCCCCGCTTGATGATGTACAGCGCATTGACGCCGAGCATTTGCGCAACGAGATTATCCGAATGGAGAGTATGCACAACGAGAGTCTCAAACGGGTGATGTTGCGCCGCAACCTGGAGCGTGAGCAGCGGGAAATGGCTCGAGCTGAGGCCGTCAAAAAGTTTGATTTTTTTGATTGCCCAGGGCGGGTCCTGCATATCGACGGCGACGAGGAATATTTGAGAATGTGCCTCAAGACGTACAGTCAGCTTAATATCGAGGCCCACGGTAAATGGATTGAGGAGTCCAAACAGCCAGAGATGATTATTCCCTTGCTGCAGGAATACCGCCCTGACATTCTCGTCGTTACCGGCCACGACGCGTTAGTTGGCAGCGGGAAAAAGGAGCAGGACTGGCGCGATCTTAACAGCTATCGCAACTCCAAATACTATATCCAGTCGGTGCGCAATGCCCGCCAGTTTGAACCTTCCCGCGACGAACTTGTCATTTTCGCTGGCGCCTGTCAGTCCTATTTTGAGGCCATCTTGGAAGCGGGGGCCAATTTTGCCAGTTCGCCGACTCGCATTTTTATTCATGCCTACGACCCGGTGTTTATCGCGGAGAAAGTAGCTTTTACCCCCATCAATAAGACGGTCGACATCAGCGATGCAATTACCGCCTCGGTTACCGGCGTGGAAGGCGTGGGTGGCCTTGAGACGCGCGGCAAGTTCCGGCTGGGCATGCCTAAGACGAAGATTGGTCTTTAG